AAACCCGGCGTATAAGTTCAAGGCACCCATACTTCCCGAGGTGCTCTTTCTTGGTCACACAAATTCCGGTAAGTCGTCACTTATCAACAATCTTCTTCTAAACTCCAAAGACAGTAGGACCCTTGGAGCGTCCACCGAGTATGCATTTGTGAGCAACAAGGCCGGATACACCCAAACCATGAACTGCTTCAATGTGGGCAACCGGTTCCGGCTCATAGATAGCCCTGGGTATGGCCAATTTGGTAAGGAGGAACAGGGCCagatggtggtggagtaTATCGAAAGACGTAAAGTGCTACGAAGAGCCTACCTCCTCATCGACAGCTCCCACGGGCTCCGGGACGAGGATACACAGATCCTAGGACTCTTGGTGACAGCAGGAGCGCCGTTTGAGGTGGTGTTCACGAAGGTGGACatggtgattttgaaaatcaTGAAGGCCCATGGGgtgatcaccaagaaggtggtggatTTAGCATCTCGAGAAGCCAACGTTTTGGCGGTGGAGCATGCCAACGCAGAGGTGGTCCGATACTATGAGTcgttgattgaaaatgcTAATCTATTGAACTTGCCTACACTACCTCGActctttttcaataatgCCGTGGCCAACAAAATGGTTCAAGGACGGTGGGGTTACAAAGAGATCCGGACATCCATCGTCGAGAGTTGTGGTCTTTCGTAATGGTCTGTTTTCACGTATATTTACTTATAGCTCATGACTTAATTGTACAATAAAAGGATAACCTTGTCGTGTTTAACTTCTTCCACCGAAGCCACCTCTACCGCCTCTGGACCCACCAAAGCCACCTCTGGATCCTCCAAAACTGCCTCTAGAACCACCTCTagaaccaccaaaacctCCTCTCGAACCACCTCTTCCTCCGAAACCTCCTCTTgaaccaccaaaaccacctCTGGAGCCACCTCTGGAGCCTCCGAAGCCTCCTCTACCACCTCTGGCTCCGCCGAAACCACCTCTGCTACCACCAGCACTCTTTGGTCTTTTTGGCTTAGGACCATATTCCTTAGGCTTGGGCAAAAATCTGTCCAACGGTAATAATTTGTCAGGCCCTATGAAAAACTTGTCTCCTTCCTTGAAGGAGTCGGCTTGTACTCCCTCGGAAGGcttgatggtgaaaaacACCTCATTGAGGGGCCCAAGgatctcatcaactttACCAACTTGAGTCTTATTTTCCAAGTAGATTGGTGCGTTAAAGTATGGGACTTTGGTGTTTATGGACCGGCAAACAATGTCACCTTCACAGGATTTCAAAAATGAGCCCATTTCCAAGACAGTGTCTGGAGGACCTTGTTGGAATGGGGCACCGCCGGGTCTACCGCCGCGGCCACCTCTAGAacctcctcttcctctaaACATATTGTGGATTCTAAAAATTTTCAGAGGTTTTTTTGCGATGCGATATGAGGTAGCGGTCGTGCAGAGACCGCGCGCGCCCACCTCACCGTCCCACACCTGCCAAAGGGTGCGCACTTGGTCAATTCCAACACAACCATGAGTTCTTCTTTACAAGGTACGTATAATCTCCATCATCGCCAATTGTCGGTAGATACCTCAAACACGAGTATGTTTCTAACCCTTCCATCTAGCTCCCACGCTCAAAGTCGGGCTCACCCCCGAAGAAAAGCGGCTCTATTCGCAGCTCTTTAAGTCGCTCGATCCCGAAGGCACTGGTGTGATCACAGGCGAAAAAGCCCGGACCACCTTTGAGAAGTCGGGATTACCGCCAGCCATTCTCGGTGAAATCTGGCAGTTGGCCGACCGCAACAACTTGGGTTTCTTGACCCAATTTGGCTTTTGTTACGCCATGAGATTGATTGGATACACCCAAGCCGGGAATTccccaactccaactttgGCTGATACCCCGGGTCCGTTGCCCAAGTTCGCCGGATTGGCGCTACCAGTGGCACCGGCAATTGTATCTCTGTTGCAACCACAGGCCACAAACAACTCGTTTATGCAATCACAGCCAAGTGCCCAAGTTCCTCAGAACACTGCCACTTACCAATCACAACCCCAGGACCCAATTCCACCTCTTAACCCCACAGACTACCAGAAATTCAGTGGGCTTTTTGTCCGCACCACCGGGTCGCCTACCAAGGAGTTGAGTGGGGCTCTGGCCAGAgatatcttcttgaaggcCAAATTGCCTACGGATGTGTTGGGACAAATCTGGAACTTGGTGGACACCGAAAACTTGGGTCAGTTGAATATGGCGAGCTTTGTTGTGGCCATGCACTTGATCCAGGGGCTTTTGGGAGGCTCTATCAAGCAGTTGCCTCCATTCTTGTCCGATTCCATTTGGCAGAGTGCTCAACCACCGCCTGCTAGCTCGCGTCAAGCTTCCTACGCTTCCGTCAGTTCGCAACTGACCGTCAAGCACATCCCCCAACAGCCTCCTCTGTACGCTACTCAAACTTCCACTCCAACGGATGAATGGGCTGTCACTCCCACCATGAAACTGCAATATGAGTCCATCTTTGCTAATTTAGATAAGGCCAAAACTGGTCAATTGAATCCAGACCAAGTTGCctcattcttgatgacttcGAAATTGAGCCAACAAGATTTGGCTGCTGTGTGGGACTTGGCAGATATTCAGAACACTGGAGTATTTGGAAAATTGGAGTTTTCAATCGCTCTTTTCCTTGTCAATAGAAAAGTTGCTGGTGGTTCTCTTCCTAATATTGTTCCCGATGGTCTCATCAAGGCTTTTGGTGACGACAGTGCTTCGCAGACTCCAACCACTTATACTTCACCAGTTGTGTCAAAGGCGACAGctcctcaacaaccaccAAAGCCCTTGACGGTCCAAAAAACTTCTATTGATGAATTGGCTGATGTTTTTGGTACCCCTGGTCCGGTCACCCAGGTGTCACCAGTAGCCACCGGTTCAGTACCTGGATCACTTCAAACAAGAGCTTCGAGTAGTGATCTTACTCAAAGTGGAGAGTTACCTAAGGTTAGAAAAAACATGAATTTCAGACCAACCTCTTCTTTTGGCCAgagtttgttgaataaGGGTGGTTTATCGAGTCCTCAGGAAGAATCTCCCGATCTCTTGGGTGAAGATGTCCATCATGGTTCTCCTCTGAAGGTTCCTCAACCAACGTCTCCACCTTATGTTGCTGCTGTTCAACCCGAACccccaaaatcaaagactGTTAACTACGATGCATTGAGAGCGgttcctcctcctccaaagAGATCTACTTTCCAGCCCCAAAGTACCGCTGGTCATACTCCTCCGGTTCAATCTCCTCAAGAGCTCGACCGAAACTTGAGTTCCTCATCTTTTGTCTCACCAGTACCAACGGGTGATATTAATACTTCAGTACCAGCTTCAGGCCCACCTGGTACTAGAAACAACGACCTATTGGCGGACCCATCCACATCAGCCCAATTTTCCCAAGCAACCTCGGACATCGCCAACATTTCTAATCAGGTCAAGTCTTTAAGCTCTCAAACTTCTCAATTGCATGACAACAAGTCTCGTGCTACTCAGGAGCTCAATAAGATTTTAaccaccaagaaggaaatTGAGTCCAAGTTGAGAATCTTGAGAACATCTTATGATAATGAAGTCAAGCAGTTCAAGGAGGTTGAAGGTAATTTGGTCAATGCTAAGGAAGAGACCGAAGCTTTAAGATCAGAATCCTCTATTGCAGAAGCCAAATTCAACGCTTTGTCTACAGAATTGAATGAGAAGCAGGTGCAAATGGAAAATTTACAAAAGGAAAATGGTGCTGTCAGTGAAAGATTGGGAACTGTCAATGCCGAAATTTCAGACttacaaaatcaattgCTGATTGTGCTTGGCGAGAACCAAAAATTGTCCAACCAATTGTCTGTTAGGTCCTCTCAAGTGCAAGTTGCGTTGGTGAAGAAGCAGGACTTGGAATCTCAGTTGGCTCAAACTTTGGCTGCCAATAAAAGAATACAAGATGAAATTAATGCCAAAgccgaagaagaagcccaGGCTTTGGCACATCACCAGAAATTACAAAATGATTTAGCTGAGGCTAAACTGTTCAAGCCCGTGCAACCAGAACCCAAACAAAGTAGCTCACACTTTGAAGGTGCCATTGCGGGTGTTGTTGCCGGCGCGGCTGCTGGTGTTGGATTAGGTGCTGTTGCCAAAAGTATTTTGCCAGATACACAAGAGCCAACTACCAAATCTGCAGAAATCACAGAGGAGGAACCAACCACAGAGTCCAAGGGAATTGCTACATCATCTCCTTCCGAATCCAAGGCTGTAACAAGTCCAGAAGTTTCTGAATCTGTACCTCAATCGGTTCCTGTCGAGGCCCTTGTGGATGAAGTCAAAGAGAAGGCCGCTCCAGACTTCACGGGTATTGAGGACAACGATAACACCGAAGAATCGAAGCCTGAAACTGACTCCCAATACAATAAATTCGACGAACGtacaaacaccaccattgATTCAGCAAACTCCGCCAATGGAGAAGGAGAAACACCAGTCACATCACCTTCACCTTCAGAATACCAATTTCCCCAGGGTGGAATGGTTGGTATGCCTGGTGTCTTGGTGGGAGTTCAAAGAACAGATTCGTTGACTTCAAGTGTTCAGAATAACGCTGCCATGTCTGTTCGTGATGACaacattgaagaattcagTGACCGTGACACTATTGGcgttgaagaagttgccAATGGTtctgctgctgaagaagataagTCTGCACCATCAAACCAAGAAAGCGATGGAGACAAGCTTTCGTCTGGGGTGGAATCCTTTGAAATTGTTAATGCTGATGATGCTAGAGATGCCGAAATCGATGACAAGACCAGGGACTCCACCTCCTTTGTTATCAAAAATCCATTAACAACCGACAATGCCGAAGAAGAGTTCCCTCCAATCAAGGAACTTGATTATGACGAAAGCGACTCTTCAGAAGACGAAGATTTTCATGAGGCAAAGGACTTATCCAAGGGTGATCTTGTTGCTGGATCTACTGCTGTAGCTACATCTAAAAAGGACCAATTTGACAGCGCTTTTGACGATCTTGAACCAGCCGCCACAGAAGCGGAA
The sequence above is drawn from the Yamadazyma tenuis chromosome 3, complete sequence genome and encodes:
- a CDS encoding uncharacterized protein (COG:D; EggNog:ENOG503NZ69), producing MQTHIPQHVRTYSISYLTESIPPPPPLSSPHPKLISSVNHPKTVSHLIVTPKSLTNTFRHQDYAPVSGQLLNVTQKLFLGAKPRLEWTLADYKEIPDIKAIAKAAENPAYKFKAPILPEVLFLGHTNSGKSSLINNLLLNSKDSRTLGASTEYAFVSNKAGYTQTMNCFNVGNRFRLIDSPGYGQFGKEEQGQMVVEYIERRKVLRRAYLLIDSSHGLRDEDTQILGLLVTAGAPFEVVFTKVDMVILKIMKAHGVITKKVVDLASREANVLAVEHANAEVVRYYESLIENANLLNLPTLPRLFFNNAVANKMVQGRWGYKEIRTSIVESCGLS
- the GAR1 gene encoding H/ACA snoRNP pseudouridylase subunit (EggNog:ENOG503P248; COG:J) — encoded protein: MFRGRGGSRGGRGGRPGGAPFQQGPPDTVLEMGSFLKSCEGDIVCRSINTKVPYFNAPIYLENKTQVGKVDEILGPLNEVFFTIKPSEGVQADSFKEGDKFFIGPDKLLPLDRFLPKPKEYEVASVEEVKHDKVILLLYN
- a CDS encoding uncharacterized protein (EggNog:ENOG503NY8Z; COG:T,U), producing the protein MSSSLQAPTLKVGLTPEEKRLYSQLFKSLDPEGTGVITGEKARTTFEKSGLPPAILGEIWQLADRNNLGFLTQFGFCYAMRLIGYTQAGNSPTPTLADTPGPLPKFAGLALPVAPAIVSSLQPQATNNSFMQSQPSAQVPQNTATYQSQPQDPIPPLNPTDYQKFSGLFVRTTGSPTKELSGASARDIFLKAKLPTDVLGQIWNLVDTENLGQLNMASFVVAMHLIQGLLGGSIKQLPPFLSDSIWQSAQPPPASSRQASYASVSSQSTVKHIPQQPPSYATQTSTPTDEWAVTPTMKSQYESIFANLDKAKTGQLNPDQVASFLMTSKLSQQDLAAVWDLADIQNTGVFGKLEFSIALFLVNRKVAGGSLPNIVPDGLIKAFGDDSASQTPTTYTSPVVSKATAPQQPPKPLTVQKTSIDELADVFGTPGPVTQVSPVATGSVPGSLQTRASSSDLTQSGELPKVRKNMNFRPTSSFGQSLLNKGGLSSPQEESPDLLGEDVHHGSPSKVPQPTSPPYVAAVQPEPPKSKTVNYDALRAVPPPPKRSTFQPQSTAGHTPPVQSPQELDRNLSSSSFVSPVPTGDINTSVPASGPPGTRNNDLLADPSTSAQFSQATSDIANISNQVKSLSSQTSQLHDNKSRATQELNKILTTKKEIESKLRILRTSYDNEVKQFKEVEGNLVNAKEETEALRSESSIAEAKFNALSTELNEKQVQMENLQKENGAVSERLGTVNAEISDLQNQLSIVLGENQKLSNQLSVRSSQVQVALVKKQDLESQLAQTLAANKRIQDEINAKAEEEAQALAHHQKLQNDLAEAKSFKPVQPEPKQSSSHFEGAIAGVVAGAAAGVGLGAVAKSILPDTQEPTTKSAEITEEEPTTESKGIATSSPSESKAVTSPEVSESVPQSVPVEALVDEVKEKAAPDFTGIEDNDNTEESKPETDSQYNKFDERTNTTIDSANSANGEGETPVTSPSPSEYQFPQGGMVGMPGVLVGVQRTDSLTSSVQNNAAMSVRDDNIEEFSDRDTIGVEEVANGSAAEEDKSAPSNQESDGDKLSSGVESFEIVNADDARDAEIDDKTRDSTSFVIKNPLTTDNAEEEFPPIKELDYDESDSSEDEDFHEAKDLSKGDLVAGSTAVATSKKDQFDSAFDDLEPAATEAEPEVVPGSFPVEDEPKDNFFDEFDNLEAAKAENEGEEEFGDNTDDFFNNDFTNSNMPDFSQSQQQPLTEAKTGNDEWEQLFAGFGNSQSAQNTPSQPVVNSFAPAAVSEPTNELVQELVGMGFDESTATEALQKEGWNLEAATNYLLDNA